In Episyrphus balteatus chromosome 4, idEpiBalt1.1, whole genome shotgun sequence, the sequence ctttttttattcacctcaataatTTAGCTAAACATTTAACTCAATTCACACACGCCCAAAGCTTAACCACTTCTTATCCGCtgaaatcttcttcttcttcctttttctcggcgctgttatgatctcgatgtcgaggggatcataactatcccacgtaactgcttcacactagtgatccgcctgtggggttcgccgggttgacctcagaaatcggcggcaagcctcccggttttgtattgttccatttctaaggccaactgaatgctggtggttttgtatttgcttgtaccaggagtttttaggcctacctttctttctatttcgttctatttcgtgttgttcTTATCCGCTGAAATCGTgaagttaaattcctgaaccaaggcttaaccacgtttgtacaaggCGTTTCATTTGACTTCGACATGAGataatttgcaaaattagctCCTAGGCTGTAGTGAAATAGGCTATCAGTAAactccattttaaattattgaaaatccGAGAGATATTTCTTTAACTATTCATAAAATACTCAGATTATACAAAAAGCGAAGAAATACTTTATTCACATATTGATGATACAACTGAAAATACTTTTTACATTTACCACTTTTCTTGTGCTCTCGCCTTTATAAGAATCTCCAAACCGCAACCAACTTCACTTTGAACCGGTTCGGCAAAATGTCATCGATTTCGCAGTTGAGTGTCTCGTTGCCTttcctttttcttaaaatcagTGGCTATGGTAGGTTCCATTTTGTTTTCGtctaacaaaattttgtttaaatattcatcaaatttcactaaaatttataaaaataaaatgtgaaacACAAACTATATTTATTAAACTACCGGTTTAAGTGATTTTTATTATGTGATGTGTTAATTTTAACGCTGATTTTGATGGATTACAAACAAAACTTGATACCCAATTTCATTTCAACGATATCTCtacaacaccaaaaaaaaaatatttgcgtcaATTTCAGATGATTGGAAACAAAATTATCAAGCCTAACGGCGCTGAGCCCGATGAGTTCGAGAAATCCATTGCTCAAGCTCTTTTGGAGCTGGAAATGAATTCCGAATTGAAACCACAATTGAGGGATCTTCATATCACCCGTGCTCGTGAAATTGAGTTCAACAACAAGAAAGTAAGTTGAAGTTTATTATATCCGTGTGATGCAATATTCCTAAATCGTGTTTTCATTATAGGCTGTCATCATCTATGTACCAATTCCAAAGCAAAAGGCTTTCCAAAAGATCCAAATCCGTTTGGTCCGTGAGATGGAGAAGAAATTCTCTGGCAAACACGTCGTGTTCATTGGCGAACGCAAGATCTTACCTAAGCCAACCAGGAAGTCAAGGAATCCTCTGAAACAAAAGAGGCCACGTTCCCGCACTCTCACCTCAGTGTACGATGCCATCCTCGAAGATTTGGTATTCCCCGCTGAAATTGTCGGCAAACGCATCCGCGTCAAGCTTGACGGCACACAATTGATCAAGGTGCACTTAGATAAGAACCAACAGACCACCATTGAACACAAAGTAAgtttaacaaaattatattttattactaTTTCGATTGTTCACGCCATTATACCAGCGTTACTTCAAACTGGTTGAATCATTTTGAACATATATAAATTGAGGTAAATTTTCAAACGAAACCCAATTTGTTTGATCGGAAGCTATTCGTGCGATAGAGACGAGCACATTATTGTGGCGCCTTCAGTCAATCGGTAGCGCATCCTAACTTTACCGATCGCAATGTGAAGAGTCTAATTGCCtcagacattttttattaaatttctggTCAAGTGTCGTGAttcttttatatttatgtattgttgtaaaaatatcatggtGTCGATTAATTGAATCAAAGGGATTTTTTGTAATCAATTTCTTTACAATGGCCTTGTGTTATACCTATGTCGGATAATTTTATTAATCTGGTAATTGTTAGAAATGGAAAATATTCatattctaaaattataaagttttcatcaaattttcttattttattccatattttaaagatatttccattttttttttactcataaGTCGATACTCTTTAATTTAAGACTTCAATTTTGCTGATCAAATTATATTCTCCTTGCATATGCCTAACTTATTTCTTTAATTATAGTAAAGGGGACCGATTCCtttatttatgtcgttttcgattggtttcactcaaggattcactcattctgaaatccaataaaacaatctgaatcgcttccactcaattctgaaatttaatatctgtattggtgaataatcaaataacattttttgcttccggagagccaatcgaaaacgacattagagaATTTGAGTGAATTcctttttgaaatcaagaagagaatttttattctgagaagcgttctttCTGTCATATTCGTGTAAATAAACcattttcagaaggcttctgaatgattccggacgcttcgggagagccaatcgaaaacgacattaattttattaattgaaatgTATAGAGAATCAGGGTCttatgtgtttgttttttttttttctgctaaaatttttaggaaaaaaaaaaataaagcattcGAGTATAAAGCAGCTAAGTATGTATACACAATTGCAAGATCTTCCATTATTGgccgatttttcaaattttctattAACCATCTAAGCATCCAATTTTATCTgtcaaaagtgacaaaaaactcgaactaaacacacaatttttcttattttcaaataattggtCATTCCTtcgagttgaagtcaactttCAAGTTCGCCAACTCTcaagtttgcttcaagttgagcaatagtgaagaaaatggctCTTAACTAACCCAAATTTTACCGCCATTCACCCACGTTCTTAACGTCAGCTAGTGATTTTTGATTGATTCACTTCGATTGAAATGGTATTGaattagaaaagtttttttaaattcagaaatAGCTCCTacaactttgataaaaaaaaaatcgagtagaaggtaaaatctaaaatgatttggatgaaaatattttttcaaaaatctcccGTAGAACCTTtatagatgttgattagtaatttttacaaaatggtattctaattttttttttttattattttaaaaaatatttaatttttaaatgcatacagctgtgttcaaaataatagtagtgcctgcaacaaaataacattttttatatttacggtgcttctatggttaaaaatttaatttctttgatgccaaagtttgtaacggtcaattactaagaaatgtatcgtagttttaaaatgaaaaagaaggtgacaaatagtttttcattgacctttggttgttctttctaatttgacctgttcaaaataatagtagttaaagttatttttttagaatttaaaagcggtttataact encodes:
- the LOC129917748 gene encoding 40S ribosomal protein S7 — encoded protein: MMIGNKIIKPNGAEPDEFEKSIAQALLELEMNSELKPQLRDLHITRAREIEFNNKKAVIIYVPIPKQKAFQKIQIRLVREMEKKFSGKHVVFIGERKILPKPTRKSRNPLKQKRPRSRTLTSVYDAILEDLVFPAEIVGKRIRVKLDGTQLIKVHLDKNQQTTIEHKVDTFTSVYKKLTGRDVTFEFPENYL